Below is a genomic region from Triticum dicoccoides isolate Atlit2015 ecotype Zavitan chromosome 5A, WEW_v2.0, whole genome shotgun sequence.
CTTTCGCGGGCAAATTCACGCTCATCCCCGGCTGGACCACCAAATCGACCTCCTCCATCATTCAACACACCTATGGGCGACGTTTGCCGTCGGAAGACCGCATGACCTAAGCCGCACCGCTCGGAACCGTGGCCCCGCCTGGATGAGCCAGGTAGAGGGGCCCTCACCGCTGCGCCGCCGACGCCGGACGATGCACACATCCAGAACACCCACGCGGATCTCCACCGCAACCATATTCCGAAGCCGCGGTGGAGGAAGGCCCGCCGCCGTCATCCCCCGCCTGGGCTTTGCCCCACGGAGCTCCGGCGGCGGCTCAATGCTCTAAATCGGATCGGGAGGGAGAGGATCGGGAGAAAGGGGGTCGAGGAGAGGGGCGGTGGCATGGACAGGGATGACGGCTGAATCCTGAAGGTTCGGTTCTTCGGAGAATCGCGACGAACGTGCGCCGACTTGTCATGTATTCGTGGCTAAGGCGATTTCGCACGTGTTATGCAGGCAGCGGAGTTGATTTTTCTTCGGTAGAAGCGCCGAGATGCATCCTCATATCGGCCCGTTTGCCGTCTCCTATCACGCGGACTTGTCACTGCCTCCTGGCGCACCCCGACCACGGCACCGGCGACCGGCGTGCGGCGCGGAGcctggccacgtacatacatacgcttTGTTCGCCGCGCCGTCGAGCGTTGATCGAGCCGGCGGTCATCTGGTCAAACTAATCAAGCTGCAGACGACCTTCGATCGGCGGCGACATATATAACATGATCCGCGCAGACACTCACGATCATTGCCAACTCCACGCATCATATCGTCTCGGCAATTAGACACCACTTGCAAGTTCCAACTACAATCCTCCGGCGAGCGGCGGACAAGTTCACGGCCATGGTTTCTTCCTCCCCTTCTTCTTCGAGGACGATGAGAGCCGTGCAGGACGACAAGTACGGTGGAGGAGCCGAAGGCCTCAAGGTACGTACGCCGGTACACGGCACGAATCGACTGGATGTACAAACACCCACTTAGACTGATTGACGTGTGCACTTTCAGCATGTGGAGGTGCCGATCCCGTCGCCCAAGAAAGGCGAGCTGCTGCTCAGGATGGAGGTGGCCAGCATCAACCGGGTGGACTGGAAGTTCCAGAACGGCAAGGCGCGGCCCTTCCTGCCCGGCAAGTTCCCCTTCACCCCCGTCTGCGAGCTCGCCGGCGAAGTCGTGGAGCTGGGCGCCGGAGTGAGCGGCTTCAGCCAGGGCGACAAGGTCATCGCCGTCAACTTCCCGGTACGTAAGAATTGATACATCAGCTGCAGTTTTCATGTGTAATTTGCTACCGTGGCCTGACGTACGTGCGGCGGTATTGTTGTGTTTGTTTATCAGGGCGGCGGCGGGCTGGCCGAGTACGCGGCGGTGCCGGCGTCGCAGGCAGCGCTGAGGCCGCCAGAGGTGTCCGCGGTGGAGGGCGCCTGCCTGCCGATGGCCGCGTTCACGGCGCTCGCCGCGCTCAGGAGGGCCGGGGTCGGCCTCGACGCCGGCGACGGCCCTCCCAAGAACGTGCTGGTGACCGCGGCCTCGGGCGGC
It encodes:
- the LOC119297576 gene encoding quinone-oxidoreductase QR1, chloroplastic-like, whose translation is MVSSSPSSSRTMRAVQDDKYGGGAEGLKHVEVPIPSPKKGELLLRMEVASINRVDWKFQNGKARPFLPGKFPFTPVCELAGEVVELGAGVSGFSQGDKVIAVNFPGGGGLAEYAAVPASQAALRPPEVSAVEGACLPMAAFTALAALRRAGVGLDAGDGPPKNVLVTAASGGVGTFAVQLASLAGHHHVTATCGARNLDLVRSLGADEALDYGTPEGAALRGQSGRKHDAVVHCGEGFPWSAFEPALADAGGVVVDLTPRLASVAVAVLHWALFSRKKLMPLIASAKEEDMEALLGMVSQGKLRVVIDSRYPLSRAHEGWAKSMSGHATGKVVVDMGVADDTE